The following are from one region of the Ischnura elegans chromosome X, ioIscEleg1.1, whole genome shotgun sequence genome:
- the LOC124170670 gene encoding glutaredoxin-C6-like isoform X1, with translation MAGIVCALNVVKIFQPIRGKIRTPSWRKQSSITMGDEDVKKFVEEKIKGDKVVLFSKSTCPYCVQAKKLFESLGYTYTAIELDKMPNGPSIQDYLGQKTGARTVPRVFIKGKCIGGASDTKQLHDEGRLLALLE, from the exons ATGGCTGGCATTGTATGTGCTCTAAATGTGGTAAAAATTTTCCAGCCCATTAGAGGCAAGATACGCACTCCATCATGGAGAAAACAGAGCAG CATTACCATGGGTGATgaagatgttaaaaaatttgttgaagAGAAGATTAAAGGGGATAAAGTAGTTCTCTTCTCGAAATCCACCTGCCCGTACTGTGTTCAAGCAAAGAAG cTCTTCGAGTCCCTGGGTTACACATACACTGCAATCGAACTGGATAAAATGCCAAATGGACCTTCAATTCAGGATTACTTGGGCCAGAAAACTGGAGCTCGTACG GTCCCTAGAGTGTTCATCAAAGGAAAGTGCATTGGTGGTGCATCAGACACGAAGCAGCTGCATGATGAAGGGCGCCTGCTTGCTTTACTGGAATGA
- the LOC124170670 gene encoding glutaredoxin-2, mitochondrial-like isoform X2: MGDEDVKKFVEEKIKGDKVVLFSKSTCPYCVQAKKLFESLGYTYTAIELDKMPNGPSIQDYLGQKTGARTVPRVFIKGKCIGGASDTKQLHDEGRLLALLE; encoded by the exons ATGGGTGATgaagatgttaaaaaatttgttgaagAGAAGATTAAAGGGGATAAAGTAGTTCTCTTCTCGAAATCCACCTGCCCGTACTGTGTTCAAGCAAAGAAG cTCTTCGAGTCCCTGGGTTACACATACACTGCAATCGAACTGGATAAAATGCCAAATGGACCTTCAATTCAGGATTACTTGGGCCAGAAAACTGGAGCTCGTACG GTCCCTAGAGTGTTCATCAAAGGAAAGTGCATTGGTGGTGCATCAGACACGAAGCAGCTGCATGATGAAGGGCGCCTGCTTGCTTTACTGGAATGA